Genomic DNA from Deltaproteobacteria bacterium:
CCTCGCCCTGGATGGAATAGGCGCCGGCCTTGTCCATGGACTCGCCACGAGACACGTAGGCGGCAATCTCGGTGCGGCTGGAATGGTGCATGCGGACGTCGATGCGATCCAGGTGCGTGTGTTCCCGGCCGGTCCCGGAATCGATCATCGCGACGCCCGTAAGGATCCGGTGCGTCCGTCCGGATAGCCGCTCGAGGATCGAGACGGCGTCGGCCGGGTCTTCGGGCTTGCCGATCTTCTTGTCATCCAGGGCGATCAGGGTGTCGCCCCCCACGACCATGGTCCGGGGCTCTCCGCAAGTGATCGAGCGCGCCTTGCCCAATGCCAGCGCCACGGCCTCCGCCTCGGGCGTGTGGTCGTCGTGAGTCGTCTCCAGGAAATCCGGGGGGCGGACTTCGAAAGGAAGGCCGAGAAGAGCGAGGATCTCGCGCCGCCGCGGTGAGGTGGAGGCCAGGATTATGCGCATGGAACGGTGCCGCGCGTCGTGCACGCGCCGGGGTCGCTCAGGCAGCGCCGACGATGCGCGCCACTTCCTCGGCGTTGCGTGCCCGCACCATCTGCGCGCGCCACTG
This window encodes:
- a CDS encoding Maf family protein, whose protein sequence is MRIILASTSPRRREILALLGLPFEVRPPDFLETTHDDHTPEAEAVALALGKARSITCGEPRTMVVGGDTLIALDDKKIGKPEDPADAVSILERLSGRTHRILTGVAMIDSGTGREHTHLDRIDVRMHHSSRTEIAAYVSRGESMDKAGAYSIQGEGHRLIEGIRGDYLAAVGLPLRPIAAVLGRAGVEVPTDVERLYRERSLWTWSRVSAETD